Proteins encoded in a region of the Streptomyces sp. NBC_01298 genome:
- a CDS encoding amino acid ABC transporter permease — MTSRLTRRQRRRVSQGLQYALFVAVLVLIAVSADWGRLQNQFAQKDLALRLFPDIITTALRNTVIYTTSGFLLGLVLGLVIAMMRLSSVAPYRWVASVYIELFRGLPALLIFIFVGVAVPLAFPGTEIPGGTYGKVAIGLGLVAAAYMAETIRAGIQAVPKGQMEAARSLGFSHARAMVSIVIPQAFRIVIPPLTNELVLLFKDSSLVLFLGVTLSERELTKFGRDLASQTANSTPILVAGLCYLLVTVPLSFVVRRLEARADKAV; from the coding sequence GTGACCTCCCGGCTGACCCGGCGCCAGCGCCGCCGGGTCTCGCAGGGACTGCAGTACGCGCTCTTCGTCGCGGTCCTGGTGCTGATCGCCGTCTCTGCGGACTGGGGCAGGCTGCAGAACCAGTTCGCCCAGAAGGACCTGGCGCTGCGGCTGTTCCCGGACATCATCACCACGGCCCTGCGCAACACGGTGATCTACACGACGTCCGGGTTCCTCCTGGGCCTGGTCCTCGGCCTGGTCATCGCCATGATGAGGCTGTCCTCCGTGGCCCCCTACCGGTGGGTCGCGAGCGTCTACATCGAGCTGTTCCGGGGGCTGCCGGCCCTGCTGATCTTCATCTTCGTGGGCGTGGCGGTGCCCCTGGCGTTCCCCGGTACGGAGATCCCCGGCGGAACGTACGGCAAGGTCGCGATCGGCCTCGGACTCGTGGCCGCCGCCTATATGGCGGAAACGATCCGGGCCGGCATCCAGGCCGTACCCAAGGGGCAGATGGAGGCGGCCCGTTCGCTGGGCTTCTCGCACGCGCGCGCCATGGTCTCGATCGTCATCCCGCAGGCCTTCCGCATCGTCATCCCGCCCCTCACCAACGAACTCGTCCTGCTGTTCAAGGACTCCTCCCTCGTCCTGTTCCTCGGTGTGACGCTCTCGGAGCGCGAACTGACGAAATTCGGGCGGGATCTCGCCAGCCAGACCGCCAACTCCACCCCGATCCTGGTCGCGGGCCTGTGCTACCTCCTGGTGACCGTGCCACTGAGCTTCGTGGTGCGCCGCCTGGAGGCCCGCGCGGACAAGGCCGTGTGA
- a CDS encoding ATP-binding cassette domain-containing protein — protein sequence MPQEAPAVDSTATDGPEIEIRGLHKSFGAHHVLRGIDLDIARGEVVCVIGPSGSGKSTLLRCVNLLEEPSEGRVFVGGTEVTDPDVDIDAVRRRIGMVFQQFNLFPHLSVRDNLALPQRRVLGRGRAEAEALAEKNLARVGLSDKSGAYPAQLSGGQQQRVAIARALSMGPEVMLFDEPTSALDPELVGEVLAVMRVLAGEGMTMMVVTHEMSFAREVADRVVFMDGGVVVEDGPAARMVGDPREERTREFLNRILDPAATGAPGAPQEPGAPQEPGAPEAPGAPGARGEGGQRGGDA from the coding sequence ATGCCACAGGAGGCTCCAGCGGTGGACAGCACGGCCACGGACGGCCCGGAGATCGAGATCCGGGGACTGCACAAGTCCTTCGGAGCCCACCACGTCCTGCGCGGCATCGACCTCGACATCGCCCGCGGCGAGGTGGTGTGCGTGATCGGGCCGTCCGGCTCGGGGAAGTCGACGCTGCTGCGCTGCGTGAACCTGCTCGAAGAGCCCAGCGAGGGCCGGGTCTTCGTCGGCGGCACTGAAGTCACCGACCCGGACGTCGACATCGACGCCGTACGCCGCCGCATCGGGATGGTCTTCCAGCAGTTCAACCTCTTCCCGCACCTGAGCGTGCGCGACAACCTCGCCCTGCCCCAGCGCCGCGTCCTGGGCCGGGGCAGGGCCGAGGCCGAGGCCCTGGCCGAGAAGAACCTCGCCCGTGTCGGCCTTTCCGACAAGTCCGGCGCGTACCCCGCCCAGTTGTCCGGCGGCCAGCAGCAGCGGGTGGCGATCGCCCGAGCCCTGTCGATGGGGCCGGAGGTGATGCTCTTCGACGAGCCGACCTCGGCGCTGGACCCCGAACTCGTCGGCGAGGTACTGGCGGTGATGCGGGTCCTGGCGGGCGAGGGCATGACGATGATGGTCGTCACCCACGAGATGAGCTTCGCCCGCGAGGTCGCGGACCGGGTCGTCTTCATGGACGGCGGAGTCGTCGTCGAGGACGGGCCGGCCGCCCGGATGGTGGGGGATCCCCGCGAGGAGCGGACCAGGGAGTTCCTCAACCGGATCCTGGACCCGGCGGCGACCGGAGCACCCGGAGCACCCCAGGAACCCGGAGCGCCCCAGGAACCCGGGGCACCGGAGGCCCCCGGAGCACCCGGGGCTCGCGGCGAAGGCGGGCAACGGGGCGGGGACGCCTGA
- a CDS encoding mechanosensitive ion channel family protein — MTRDLVLHDWLIAGIALAAGGLAGLLLRALVRWLAKHALRTRWGGDDIIVDALRTLAPAAAVIAGAAVAASTLPLGPRVSGWVNQSLTALLILVATVGAARVVAGLVQSVAQARTGVAGSATIFVNITRVLVLAMGLLVALETVGVSIAPLLTALGVGGLAVALALQDTLANLFAGVHILASKTVQPGDYIRLTSGEEGYVVDINWRNTVVRNLSNNLVIIPNGRLARTNMTNFTQPEQQLSIMVQVGVGYESDLEHVERVTLEVVDGVMADINGAVPDHEGAVRFHTFADSRINFTVILGVGEFSDQYRIKHEFIKRLHSRFRAEGISIPAPTRTVALHQEGLRSEPFAGVPPLSSVSPVPQQREAPVTALAEGVR, encoded by the coding sequence TTGACCCGGGACCTCGTCCTGCACGACTGGCTGATCGCGGGCATAGCCCTGGCCGCGGGCGGACTCGCCGGACTGCTCCTGCGCGCCCTCGTGCGGTGGCTGGCCAAGCACGCCCTCAGGACCCGCTGGGGCGGCGACGACATCATCGTCGACGCGCTGCGCACCCTCGCACCCGCGGCGGCCGTCATCGCCGGCGCCGCCGTGGCCGCCTCGACGCTGCCCCTGGGCCCGCGGGTCTCAGGGTGGGTGAACCAGTCGCTGACCGCACTGCTGATCCTCGTGGCCACCGTCGGCGCGGCCCGCGTCGTGGCCGGCCTCGTCCAGTCCGTGGCCCAGGCGCGGACGGGAGTGGCCGGATCGGCCACCATATTCGTCAACATCACGCGCGTCCTGGTGCTCGCGATGGGTCTGCTCGTCGCCCTCGAAACCGTGGGCGTGTCCATCGCGCCCCTGCTCACCGCACTCGGCGTGGGTGGCCTCGCCGTCGCCCTGGCGCTGCAGGACACCCTCGCCAACCTCTTCGCGGGCGTCCACATCCTCGCCTCGAAGACGGTGCAGCCCGGTGACTACATCCGGCTGACGAGCGGCGAGGAGGGGTACGTCGTCGACATCAACTGGCGCAACACCGTGGTCCGCAACCTGTCGAACAACCTGGTGATCATCCCCAACGGGCGGCTCGCGCGCACCAACATGACCAACTTCACCCAGCCCGAGCAGCAGTTGTCGATCATGGTCCAGGTGGGAGTGGGCTACGAGAGCGACCTGGAGCACGTGGAGCGGGTGACCCTCGAGGTGGTCGACGGGGTGATGGCGGACATCAACGGCGCCGTTCCCGACCACGAGGGAGCCGTACGCTTCCACACCTTCGCGGACTCCCGGATCAACTTCACGGTGATCCTCGGCGTCGGCGAGTTCAGTGACCAGTACCGGATCAAGCACGAGTTCATCAAGCGGCTGCACAGCCGGTTCCGGGCGGAGGGCATCTCGATCCCCGCCCCCACGCGGACGGTCGCGCTCCACCAGGAGGGCCTGCGGTCCGAGCCGTTCGCAGGGGTCCCGCCGCTCTCTTCTGTGTCACCGGTCCCGCAGCAGCGCGAGGCGCCCGTCACGGCCCTGGCGGAGGGCGTGCGGTAG
- a CDS encoding EF-hand domain-containing protein, protein MSEKARKLFDALDLNSDGVLTRVEVITALRSKGPTLAAQGDLPFWAVGDVDTSSALFDRANADGDDVLTFEEFEREVDRRFGW, encoded by the coding sequence ATGAGTGAGAAGGCCCGCAAGCTCTTCGACGCGCTCGACCTGAACAGCGACGGGGTGCTGACCAGGGTCGAGGTGATCACGGCCCTGCGCAGCAAGGGCCCCACCCTCGCCGCCCAGGGCGATCTGCCCTTCTGGGCCGTGGGCGACGTCGATACCTCCTCGGCCCTCTTCGACCGGGCGAACGCGGACGGCGACGACGTGCTGACCTTCGAGGAGTTCGAGCGCGAGGTCGACCGTCGCTTCGGCTGGTAG
- a CDS encoding cytochrome P450 translates to MAHGILSQILDYSSRANPYPLYEELRKTPVFHDGTGPYVISTYYDIQSLLHDPRLSSDARNLAATAGDPLAEGGEAEETALPPSFLKLDPPEHDRLRRMTNRPFGPPHSPHRVDGMRGGLKDIVSGLIDNLGNTEDIDLVDQFAYPFPVTMICQLLGVPREDEPKFHVWADTLAASLDPDPDADPAERQRKTHDSRMELGMYLAGLIEQRRKDPGEDMLSQLAVGHGPDESMSTMELLSTAALLLIAGHETTVNLITNGMLTLLRNPDVLANLRQEPGLAVPLVEELLRFEPPVQLLPQRTPLVDIEVGGITIPKGSSMWLILASGNRDPNRFENPDRFDPYRKDIQHLGLGSGIHSCFGAPLARLEAQLALSELARRLENPRLLEDPPPYRQNAVLRGPRHLRIACDGIRA, encoded by the coding sequence ATGGCCCACGGCATCCTGAGCCAGATCCTGGACTATTCCAGCCGCGCGAACCCGTACCCGCTGTACGAGGAGCTGCGCAAGACCCCGGTCTTCCACGACGGGACCGGCCCCTACGTCATCAGCACCTACTACGACATCCAGAGCCTGCTGCACGATCCGCGGCTCAGCTCGGACGCCCGCAACCTGGCCGCGACGGCCGGGGACCCGCTGGCCGAGGGCGGGGAGGCGGAGGAGACGGCCCTGCCGCCGAGCTTCCTGAAGCTGGACCCGCCGGAGCACGACCGGCTGCGCCGGATGACCAACCGGCCCTTCGGGCCGCCGCACTCCCCGCACCGCGTGGACGGGATGCGCGGCGGGCTGAAGGACATCGTCAGCGGCCTCATCGACAACCTCGGGAACACGGAGGACATCGACCTGGTCGACCAGTTCGCGTACCCGTTCCCGGTGACGATGATCTGCCAGCTGCTCGGCGTACCGCGCGAGGACGAGCCCAAGTTCCACGTCTGGGCCGACACCCTGGCCGCCAGCCTGGACCCCGATCCGGACGCCGATCCGGCCGAGCGGCAGCGCAAGACCCACGACTCCCGCATGGAGTTGGGCATGTACCTGGCCGGGCTGATCGAGCAGCGCCGGAAGGACCCCGGCGAGGACATGCTCTCCCAACTGGCCGTGGGACACGGCCCGGACGAGTCCATGTCCACGATGGAGCTGCTCAGCACGGCGGCCCTGCTGCTGATCGCCGGCCACGAGACCACGGTCAACCTGATCACCAACGGGATGCTGACCCTGCTGCGCAACCCTGACGTGCTGGCGAACCTGCGGCAGGAGCCCGGACTCGCCGTGCCGCTGGTGGAGGAACTGCTGCGGTTCGAGCCGCCGGTACAACTGCTGCCGCAGCGGACGCCGTTGGTGGACATCGAGGTCGGCGGGATCACCATTCCGAAGGGCTCCTCGATGTGGCTGATCCTGGCCTCCGGCAACCGGGACCCGAACCGCTTCGAGAACCCGGACCGCTTCGACCCGTACCGCAAGGACATCCAGCACCTGGGCCTGGGCAGCGGCATCCACAGCTGCTTCGGCGCCCCGCTGGCACGGCTGGAGGCCCAGCTGGCGCTGTCCGAGCTGGCCCGGCGGCTGGAGAACCCCCGGCTGCTGGAGGATCCGCCGCCCTACCGGCAGAACGCGGTGCTGCGCGGGCCCCGGCACCTGCGGATCGCCTGCGACGGGATCCGCGCCTGA
- a CDS encoding NAD(P)/FAD-dependent oxidoreductase: MADTALDQLKRSGRIVVVGASLAGLRAAEVMREKGFAGSLTLIGDEPHEPYDRPPLSKQVLLGKADAERTLLPRRRDIDAAWRLGVAATGLDMAARTVKLADGEEVPYDRLLIATGVRARPWPNEVEAELAGVFTLRTREDGAGLARALAAGPRRVLVIGAGFTGSEIASACRERGLEVTVAERGNGPLVGALGGVIGAVAAELQRENGVDLRTGISVTALEGDSTGRVRAAHLSDGTTLECDVVVVGLGAQRNTEWLAGSGLGAGPRGIACDAGCRAFDLRGIVTDDIYVAGDVARSPHALFGYQFLSLEHWGNAVAQAETAAHNMMSESTDRRPHLWVPAFWSSQFGVNIKSVGVPSMGTEIMITQGSRSERRFTGVYGYQGRVIGAVTFDNGRWLQFYEKQIESTAPFPPPFTTVDRRPDGQRPIPADFPDPSVPTHGPTITLSGYSPAERRIATFTPAGH, from the coding sequence ATGGCTGACACCGCCCTGGACCAGCTCAAGCGCTCCGGCCGGATCGTGGTCGTCGGTGCCTCCCTGGCCGGCCTGCGGGCGGCCGAGGTCATGCGCGAGAAGGGCTTCGCCGGCTCGCTGACCCTGATCGGCGACGAGCCCCACGAGCCGTACGACCGGCCGCCCCTGTCCAAGCAGGTGCTGCTGGGCAAGGCCGACGCCGAGCGCACCCTGCTCCCCCGGCGGCGCGACATCGACGCGGCGTGGCGCCTGGGCGTCGCGGCCACGGGGCTCGATATGGCGGCCCGTACGGTGAAGCTCGCCGACGGCGAGGAGGTCCCGTACGACCGCCTCCTGATCGCCACCGGGGTCCGGGCCCGGCCCTGGCCGAACGAGGTCGAGGCCGAGCTCGCCGGGGTCTTCACCCTGCGCACCCGCGAGGACGGGGCGGGCCTGGCCCGCGCCCTGGCCGCCGGGCCGCGCCGGGTCCTGGTCATCGGCGCCGGGTTCACCGGCTCCGAGATCGCCTCGGCGTGCCGCGAACGCGGGCTGGAGGTGACCGTCGCCGAACGCGGCAACGGCCCCCTGGTCGGCGCCCTGGGCGGGGTGATCGGGGCCGTGGCCGCCGAACTCCAGCGGGAGAACGGCGTGGACCTGCGGACCGGGATCTCGGTGACCGCCCTGGAGGGCGACTCCACCGGACGGGTGCGCGCCGCGCACCTCTCCGACGGCACCACGCTGGAATGCGACGTGGTGGTCGTCGGGCTCGGCGCCCAGCGCAACACCGAGTGGCTGGCCGGCTCCGGACTCGGCGCGGGTCCGCGCGGCATCGCCTGCGACGCGGGCTGCCGGGCCTTCGACCTGCGCGGGATCGTCACCGACGACATCTACGTGGCGGGCGACGTGGCCCGCTCCCCGCACGCGCTGTTCGGCTACCAGTTCCTGTCCCTGGAGCACTGGGGCAACGCCGTGGCGCAGGCCGAGACCGCCGCCCACAACATGATGAGCGAGAGCACCGACCGCCGGCCGCACCTGTGGGTGCCGGCGTTCTGGTCCTCCCAGTTCGGAGTGAACATCAAGTCCGTGGGCGTTCCCTCCATGGGCACCGAGATCATGATCACCCAGGGGTCCCGGTCCGAGCGCCGGTTCACCGGGGTCTACGGCTACCAGGGCCGGGTCATCGGGGCCGTCACCTTCGACAACGGGCGCTGGCTGCAGTTCTACGAGAAGCAGATCGAGAGCACGGCGCCGTTCCCGCCCCCGTTCACCACCGTGGACCGGCGTCCCGACGGGCAGCGGCCGATCCCGGCCGACTTCCCCGACCCCTCCGTGCCCACGCACGGCCCGACCATCACCCTCAGCGGGTACTCGCCGGCCGAACGCCGGATCGCCACCTTCACCCCCGCCGGGCACTGA
- a CDS encoding ferredoxin gives MRLVVDLNRCQGYAQCAFLAPDVFAMHGDEGLLYDPQAEEAQRERVAQAAAACPVQAILVDDLDRVATSSATAPSGAGGGTSDG, from the coding sequence CTGAGGCTCGTCGTCGATCTCAACCGGTGCCAGGGATACGCACAGTGCGCCTTCCTCGCCCCCGACGTCTTCGCGATGCACGGGGACGAGGGACTGCTCTACGATCCCCAGGCCGAGGAGGCCCAGCGCGAGCGCGTGGCCCAGGCCGCGGCCGCCTGCCCCGTGCAGGCGATCCTCGTGGACGACCTGGACCGGGTCGCCACCTCCTCAGCCACTGCCCCCTCCGGCGCCGGAGGGGGGACCTCCGATGGCTGA
- a CDS encoding helix-turn-helix transcriptional regulator produces the protein MVKPTGITNRIRILRFEAGEMTQAELAERIGVTRQTVIAIEKGRYSPSLETAFRIARVFTVPLEQVFLYGDQEGTAP, from the coding sequence GTGGTGAAGCCGACCGGCATCACGAACCGGATCAGGATCCTGCGCTTCGAGGCCGGGGAAATGACACAGGCCGAGCTGGCGGAGCGCATCGGCGTGACCCGCCAGACCGTCATCGCCATCGAGAAGGGCCGCTACTCGCCCTCGCTGGAGACGGCCTTCAGGATCGCCCGCGTCTTCACGGTACCGCTCGAACAGGTATTCCTATACGGAGATCAGGAAGGGACGGCGCCGTGA
- a CDS encoding NAD(P)-dependent alcohol dehydrogenase → MKAIVQDAYGSSEVLELRDIETPLPGQGEVLIAVRAAGLDAGVWHLMSGKPYLLRLLGYGLRAPKVPVRGREVSGRIEAVGEGVSAFGVGDEVFGICEGSFAQYATARQDKLAHGPSGLLLAEAAALPISGLTALQALRDAGRVRPGQRVLIIGAAGGVGTFAVQLAKAYGAHVTGVCSTTKTELVRGLGADEVIDYTREEFTDGVRRYDLILDTAGNRPLSALRRALTPRGTLVIIGGEGGGPWLGGMGRVLWAALLNPFVRHGLKGFMSAERQADLEVLRGYVEDGTLSPAVHLTCPLAEAPEAIDRLHRGEARGKILITP, encoded by the coding sequence GTGAAGGCGATCGTGCAGGACGCGTACGGCTCCAGCGAGGTGTTGGAGCTCAGGGACATCGAAACGCCGCTACCGGGCCAGGGGGAGGTGCTCATAGCGGTCCGGGCCGCCGGTCTGGACGCGGGGGTCTGGCACCTCATGAGCGGCAAGCCCTACCTGCTGCGGCTCCTCGGATACGGGCTGCGCGCGCCCAAGGTTCCCGTACGCGGCCGGGAGGTCTCCGGGCGGATCGAGGCGGTCGGCGAGGGGGTGAGCGCCTTCGGGGTCGGCGACGAGGTGTTCGGCATCTGCGAGGGATCCTTCGCGCAGTACGCGACCGCCCGGCAGGACAAACTGGCGCACGGGCCCTCGGGGCTGCTCCTGGCCGAGGCGGCGGCCCTCCCGATCTCCGGGCTCACCGCCCTCCAGGCACTGCGCGACGCCGGGCGCGTACGGCCGGGGCAGCGGGTCCTGATCATCGGCGCCGCGGGCGGGGTCGGCACCTTCGCGGTCCAGCTGGCCAAGGCGTACGGGGCGCACGTCACCGGAGTCTGCAGCACCACGAAGACGGAGCTGGTGCGGGGGCTCGGCGCGGACGAGGTCATCGACTACACCCGCGAGGAGTTCACGGACGGCGTGCGCCGCTACGACCTCATCCTGGACACCGCGGGCAACCGCCCCCTGTCCGCCCTCCGGCGGGCCCTGACCCCGCGCGGGACGCTCGTGATCATCGGCGGCGAGGGCGGCGGCCCCTGGCTGGGCGGCATGGGCCGGGTCCTGTGGGCCGCGCTGCTCAACCCCTTCGTCCGCCACGGACTCAAAGGGTTCATGTCCGCCGAACGTCAGGCCGACCTGGAGGTGCTGCGGGGGTACGTCGAGGACGGCACCCTGTCGCCGGCCGTCCACCTCACCTGCCCGCTCGCCGAGGCCCCCGAGGCCATCGACCGGCTCCACCGGGGCGAAGCGCGCGGCAAGATCCTGATCACGCCCTAG
- a CDS encoding VanW family protein: MRRPHGRTATTRIALISAGTAAVLGLGGLTAGSAAATGTPAPDRTTGPAAAAPATSPATAPTAAGQQVLSTFTVAYPAAPYRTHNIARAVELINGAVVEQGDIWSFNQAVGERTKENGFVDGIMINDGRYVKSPGGGVSAVATTMYNAMFFAGLKPVEHGAHSFYIERYPEGREATVAWGTLDLRWQNDSGHPVTVRASSTPDSVTVTLLGTKQYDDVRATKGPRTHITPPVKRTVTGPTCEPQTPLEGFDVSVDRVFVRGGHEVGRETFRTHYTPRDEIVCAPESPTATPGGSPSDSPGTPSAAPGTPAAPSAPGTSTTPGATTAPTPSGTAAAPTPRA, encoded by the coding sequence ATGCGACGCCCCCACGGCCGTACCGCCACCACGCGGATCGCCCTGATATCGGCCGGCACGGCCGCCGTGCTCGGCCTCGGCGGCCTCACCGCCGGCTCCGCGGCAGCAACGGGCACGCCCGCCCCGGACCGGACCACCGGTCCCGCGGCGGCCGCCCCGGCAACCTCCCCGGCGACCGCCCCGACAGCCGCCGGGCAGCAGGTCCTCTCCACCTTCACCGTCGCCTATCCCGCCGCGCCCTACCGCACCCACAACATCGCGCGCGCCGTGGAGCTGATCAACGGCGCCGTCGTCGAGCAGGGCGACATCTGGAGCTTCAACCAGGCGGTGGGCGAGCGGACCAAGGAGAACGGCTTCGTCGACGGCATCATGATCAACGACGGCCGCTACGTGAAATCCCCCGGCGGCGGAGTCTCCGCGGTCGCGACGACCATGTACAACGCCATGTTCTTCGCGGGCCTGAAGCCGGTGGAGCACGGGGCGCACTCCTTCTACATCGAGCGGTACCCGGAAGGCCGCGAGGCCACCGTCGCCTGGGGCACCCTCGACCTGCGCTGGCAGAACGACTCGGGGCACCCCGTGACCGTCCGGGCCTCGTCCACTCCCGATTCGGTGACCGTCACCCTGCTCGGCACGAAGCAGTACGACGACGTACGCGCGACCAAGGGCCCCCGCACCCACATCACGCCGCCGGTGAAGCGCACCGTCACCGGCCCCACCTGCGAGCCGCAGACCCCGCTGGAGGGGTTCGACGTCTCCGTGGACCGCGTCTTCGTCCGGGGCGGCCACGAGGTCGGCCGCGAGACCTTCCGTACGCACTACACCCCGCGCGACGAGATCGTCTGCGCTCCGGAATCCCCCACGGCCACTCCGGGCGGGAGCCCGTCGGACTCCCCCGGGACCCCGTCCGCGGCGCCCGGGACGCCGGCCGCACCCTCGGCACCGGGCACCTCCACCACGCCCGGCGCGACCACCGCCCCCACCCCCTCCGGCACCGCAGCGGCGCCCACGCCTAGGGCGTGA
- a CDS encoding MFS transporter: MTAGPKTSAREETAVPPGGRWVSALSLANLGVWVGWFGPLQLLLARQAEQLTPDHKASTLALVTGLGAAVSMVANPVFGALSDRTTARAGRRIPWVVAGVTGGAAGLVVLGLAQSLAVVIAGWCLVQLALNAAFAALTAAVPDQVPARQRGLVGGWLGVSQVIGILVGTALATVAGGITAGYLACAAFSVLAAVPYVLMRRDSVLAPAARPVFRWRGFLAGFWIDPRRHPDFGWAWLTRFLMNLSYSISTMYLLYYLTDAVHYRGDADTGVLILTALNALTLLSTVVISGIRSDRSGRRKSYVIRSGLVIAAATLLLAVWQTWTGAVVASLVLGLGFGVYTAVDFALLTDVLPTAEDRGKDLGVINIANALPQVLAPVIAAPVVTHLGGYTALYALAGALALAGSLLVRRIRSVP; encoded by the coding sequence ATGACCGCCGGGCCGAAGACCTCGGCGCGGGAGGAGACCGCCGTGCCGCCCGGCGGCCGGTGGGTGAGTGCGCTGTCCCTCGCCAACCTCGGGGTGTGGGTGGGCTGGTTCGGCCCGCTCCAGCTGCTGCTGGCCCGTCAGGCCGAGCAACTCACCCCGGACCACAAGGCGTCCACCCTCGCTCTGGTGACGGGCCTGGGCGCGGCCGTCTCGATGGTCGCCAATCCCGTCTTCGGAGCGCTGTCCGACCGTACGACGGCGCGCGCGGGCCGCCGCATCCCCTGGGTGGTCGCCGGGGTGACGGGCGGGGCGGCCGGCCTGGTGGTCCTCGGGCTCGCGCAGAGCCTCGCCGTGGTGATCGCCGGCTGGTGCCTGGTGCAGCTCGCCCTCAACGCCGCCTTCGCCGCCCTCACCGCGGCGGTCCCCGACCAGGTCCCGGCCCGGCAGCGCGGACTGGTGGGCGGCTGGCTCGGCGTCTCCCAGGTGATCGGCATCCTGGTGGGCACGGCGCTGGCCACGGTCGCGGGCGGGATCACCGCCGGCTACCTGGCCTGCGCGGCCTTCTCGGTGCTCGCGGCCGTGCCGTACGTCCTGATGCGGCGGGACTCGGTGCTCGCCCCCGCCGCCCGGCCGGTCTTCCGGTGGCGCGGCTTCCTGGCCGGGTTCTGGATCGACCCGCGCCGCCATCCCGACTTCGGCTGGGCCTGGCTGACCCGCTTCCTGATGAACCTCTCGTACTCGATCAGCACCATGTACCTGCTCTACTACCTCACCGACGCCGTGCACTACCGGGGCGACGCGGACACCGGCGTCCTGATCCTCACGGCGCTCAACGCCCTCACCCTGCTCTCCACCGTGGTGATCAGCGGCATCCGGTCCGACCGCAGCGGCCGCCGGAAGTCCTACGTCATCCGGTCGGGGCTCGTCATCGCCGCGGCCACGCTGCTGCTCGCCGTCTGGCAGACCTGGACCGGCGCGGTCGTCGCCTCGCTCGTCCTGGGCCTCGGCTTCGGCGTCTACACGGCGGTGGACTTCGCCCTGCTCACGGACGTGCTGCCGACCGCCGAGGACCGGGGCAAGGACCTGGGCGTCATCAACATCGCCAACGCGCTGCCGCAGGTGCTGGCCCCGGTGATCGCGGCCCCGGTGGTCACCCACCTCGGCGGGTACACGGCCCTGTACGCACTGGCGGGAGCACTGGCGCTGGCGGGATCGCTGCTGGTCAGGCGGATCCGCTCGGTTCCGTAG